Proteins from a genomic interval of Paenibacillus sp. FSL R5-0623:
- a CDS encoding Bax inhibitor-1/YccA family protein: MIGRSGNPTLKDSTFENRGYGEDRYQNYMTINGTVNKAFITLVILLGSAFATWMMFFNGQQVMPLAYGGLIVGFILALVISFKPVAAPYLVPVYAVAEGLFLGALSATYESLYNGITLQAALLTMAVFIALLVAYKTRLIKATENFKLGVVAATGGIMIMYLLSFVLGFFGITIPYLHDNSLIGIGISVVIVIVAALNLVLDFDFIEGGAERGAPKYMEWYGAFGLMVTLVWLYIEIIRLLGKLRSRD; this comes from the coding sequence TTGATCGGTCGTAGCGGTAACCCTACACTTAAAGACAGCACGTTTGAAAACAGAGGATATGGAGAAGATCGATATCAGAATTACATGACGATCAACGGCACGGTGAATAAAGCGTTTATTACGCTGGTGATCCTGCTGGGCAGTGCATTTGCAACCTGGATGATGTTCTTTAACGGACAACAAGTGATGCCGCTTGCTTATGGTGGATTAATCGTTGGTTTCATTCTGGCGCTTGTCATTTCGTTCAAACCCGTAGCGGCACCTTATCTGGTACCCGTCTATGCCGTGGCAGAAGGACTGTTCCTGGGAGCACTCTCCGCGACCTATGAGTCACTGTATAACGGAATTACCTTGCAGGCGGCCTTGTTGACTATGGCTGTATTCATCGCTCTGCTGGTGGCATACAAAACCAGATTGATCAAAGCTACGGAGAACTTCAAGCTTGGGGTCGTGGCTGCAACTGGCGGTATCATGATCATGTATCTGCTGAGCTTTGTACTGGGTTTCTTCGGCATTACGATCCCATATCTGCATGATAACAGCTTGATCGGCATCGGTATTTCGGTCGTTATCGTCATTGTGGCTGCTCTCAATCTGGTCCTTGATTTTGACTTCATCGAGGGTGGTGCTGAACGTGGTGCGCCCAAGTACATGGAGTGGTACGGTGCATTTGGATTGATGGTTACACTGGTTTGGCTGTACATTGAGATCATCCGTCTGCTTGGCAAATTGCGGAGCCGGGACTAG